In a single window of the Cryptococcus neoformans var. neoformans JEC21 chromosome 11 sequence genome:
- a CDS encoding zinc metalloprotease precursor, putative yields MLNLRQWRFWPMRAAWIILVTIVSFTVVDCRSPHPAPLRKITTTSSHLAILPRRANSGINPRYISALPPPPSTLKHSDSIVLSLDLAELLPFELKLLVKPSEHIFHPDAQSVYCNGQKSVTERLIEEDWRLYTGEVVHPSYIDRFATLHAAGAHQPVSERSQVLGSANVMVHDPGNLYGQGAIWEGSFSVNGELYNVMTKDNYQRVKTKKDINAEGVGQMVVFRQSDAYNHEAEITTIPLCSHDSLEYNNLSNPIHNTSSTSDTSSHPFFGTLNSLWKKDDIGGGLTNPSNFINSINDTRGCPNTQQIVYMGVALDCNYVAAYGSPERARIQTLNNWNQISSLYKSAFNISLGLIEIQVQDMACPKTVVEGEEWNIGCDHNISLDQRLSDFSGWRGQRGDDGAGLWHLMTACPTESEVGVAWLGTLCRTDSADQAGSMVSSTGVSTATRTEWSLIAHEIGHGFGAIHDCTSGCSLSGSCCPLTTTTCNASGRYIMNPTTSSTEHFFSGCTVGNVCSNIGNRGILTSCIQTPSARTVISLQQCGNGIVEDGEDCDPGANTTSPCCDSSTCKFVSGAVCDPSSSACCTASCQYASANTTCRAAVDDICDYPEYCNGSSPHCPEDRTASDGTSCGNDGLKCAGGTCNSLDRQCSMAGQSMGLSQACGRKNDRTCMVNCRNPTSINNCVELQTALVDGSPCGYAGHCYNGTCHPGSWQDTAASWYRQNLRISIPVTVIVAIVVLILFTIIGCICCSCIRHRRTSQMAQLPSTGDNPIHPPSSASKMSPTASQVGHNPILWGSSGSESLGAPSAVEFGRRDSDYESTDMEQPPLTQVDPYASSLPRHHDSSNAQSVNPTRGEVGLHSWVDDKQWNGPNHGRPETFGRFRLDAL; encoded by the exons ATGTTGAACTTGAGGCAATGGCGGTTTTGGCCTATGCGAGCGGCGTGGATCATTTTAGTGACGATAGTCTCTTTCACCGTAGTCGATT GCCGatctcctcatcctgctCCTCTCCGGAAAATAACGACAACTTCATCTCATCTGGCCATCCTACCCAGGAGAGCCAATAGTGGAATTAACCCTCGTTATATCTcggctcttcctcctcccccttccaCTCTCAAACATTCAGATAGTATCGTCCTTTCTTTGGATCTTGCTGAGCTACTACCGTTTGAGCTGAAGCTGTTGGTCAAACCCTCGGAACACATCTTCCACCCAGACGCTCAAAGTGTCTACTGTAATGGTCAAAAATCTGTGACGGAAAGGCTTATAGAGGAAGATTGGAGGTTGTATACAGGAGAAGTTGTCCATCCAAGCTATATCGACAGATTTGCAACTCTTCATGCTGCTGGAGCTCATCAGCCGGTCTCTGAAAGAAGTCAAGTCCTTGGTTCAGCAAACGTCATGGTTCATGACCCCGGCAATCTCTACGGGCAAGGCGCTATCTGGGAAGGATCATTTTCCGTTAATGGTGAATTGTATAATGTGATGACGAAAGATAACTACCAGAGGGTCAAAACAAAGAAGGACATTAATGCTGAGGGTGTTGGGCAAATGGTCGTCTTTCGACAAAGTGACGCCTATAATCATGAAGCAGAGATCACAACCATACCCTTGTGCTCCCATGACTCGTTGGAATACAATAACCTGTCAAACCCAATTCACAatacttcttccacttccgATACTTCCTCGCACCCTTTCTTTGGCACTCTCAATTCCTTatggaagaaagacgaTATAGGGGGAGGATTGACAAATCCCTCCAACTTCATCAACTCGATCAATGATACACGTGGCTGTCCCAATACTCAGCAAATTGTTTACATGGGCGTCGCACTTGATTGCAACTATGTTGCTGCGTATGGCTCCCCTGAAAGAGCCCGAATCCAAACACTTAACAACTGGAACCAAATATCGTCCCTGTACAAATCCGCTTTCAATATCTCTCTCGGTCTGATTGAGATCCAGGTACAGGACATGGCCTGTCCCAAAACTGTGgtcgaaggggaagaatggAACATCGGCTGCGACCATAATATATCCTTGGACCAGAGATTGAGTGACTTTAGTGGTTGGAGAGGTCAAAggggagatgatggtgcAGGATTGTGGCATTTGATGACAGCTTGCCCTACAGAGTCAGAAGTCGGTGTGGCATGGCTTGGGACACTATGCAGGACTGACAGCGCAGATCAAGCTGGTAGTATGGTGTCAAGTACTGGGGTTAGCACTGCAACTAGAACCGAGTGGAGTCTAATTGCTCATGAGATTGGACATGG CTTTGGTGCTATTCATGATTGCACGTCTGGCTGCTCTCTCTCTGGCTCTTGTTGCCCCCTCACAACAACGACTTGTAATGCCAGTGGCCGATATATCATGAACCCTACGACCTCTAGTACCGAACATTTTTTCTCCGGGTGTACCGTAGGAAACGTGTGCAGCAATATTGGGAATAGAGGAATATTGACAAGCTGTATACAAACGCCAAGCGCTAGGACTGTAATAAGCCTCCAACAATGTGGGA ACGGTAttgtggaggatggggaagacTGTGATCCAGGAGCGAACACGACCTCTCCTTGCTGCGATTCTTCCA CCTGCAAGTTCGTATCCGGGGCAGTCTGTGATCCGTCGAGCTCGGCATGCTGCACCGCCTCCTGCCAATATGCCTCTGCGAACACCACCTGTCGCGCCGCTGTCGACGATATCTGTGACTACCCGGAGTACTGTAACGGCTCCTCGCCCCACTGTCCAGAAGATAGGACGGCAAGTGATGGGACAAGCTGTGGCAATGATGGACTGAAATGCGCTGGTGGGACGTGCAACAGTTTGGACAGGCAGTGTAGTATGGCGGGACAAAGCATGGGGCTAAGCCAGGCGTGCGGAAGGAAGAACGATAGGACCTGTATGGTGAACTGTAGGAACCCAACTTCAAT TAATAATTGCGTTGAGTTACAGACTGCGCTAGTTGATGGGTCACCGTGCG GCTATGCCGGCCACTGTTACAACGGAACTTGCCATCCCGGATCATGGCAAGATACCGCCGCATCGTGGTATCGACAGAATCTTCGAATCTCAATCCCAGTGACCGTCATTGTTGCCATAGTGGTCTTGATTCTTTTCACCATTATTGGCTGTATCTGCTGTTCTTGTATCCGTCACCGACGTACTTCCCAGATGGCCCAGCTCCCTTCCACCGGTGATAACCCAATTCACCCCCCATCTTCAGCATCTAAAATGTCTCCTACAGCATCTCAGGTGGGGCACAATCCAATCTTGTGGGGTTCTTCTGGCTCAGAAAGTTTGGGGGCACCGTCGGCTGTCGAATTTGGTCGAAGAGATAGCGATTACGAGTCCACTGATATGGAGCAGCCTCCCCTTACACAAGTCGATCCATATGCCTCATCACTACCTCGTCACCATGATAGCAGTAACGCGCAATCTGTAAACCCTACCCGGGGAGAGGTAGGGTTACATAGCTGGGTGGACGATAAACAGTGGAATGGTCCGAATCATGGTCGGCCAGAGACGTTCGGAAGATTCAGGCTAGACGCATTATAA
- a CDS encoding C2H2 zinc finger protein Zas1A, putative, with protein sequence MAAFAFPTSLVAENSVAKPFADTDITPSGAFAGGVGPGKAEDEQERETFACTFPQCFQIYSRVEYLKRHLRRHENDRPFPCKDCRKAFTRSDVLLRHHRRCHPNPPSADISSSSPVSNNAQGNMLAYSSRIDAREASPSREGPRKPGRHRTRKEESVLAQFDPTLRNDLDDKDKGRNHSGACHSDDTIGNYPNYSPQLLPSSRGNRTNLALDDSNQLDETSALLNMAYATDIASNNVQPREGSGLPLWGDDPAVNLIMAAAAGGDNNSSNHGGSDPSTVGAQPHSIAFTSGNSRASISSLIGSESELSGQGNVDSTLPNFGGFDSTVWSSGIETQGGTNVADGGSDSFSWTMIQSPKSTPPPATSHHLPSITYSLPSHSSNSSTKSRSQRNVHYQSPQWQPQDVLQILDQIAMYDVPQTAANPNPERPLLRVAHTELAHRVGNGIDPRSRFYLPTDRFNGGYQIPHWTLPPLRTLSLMACRTFHTVLNHFSIVHLPTFRLIDTTPCLAFAICTVGGIRTGKSSIHNHHLWEPPTNNGQPDPRKVTSLDGPVVPDQSWESLYEKNWYHENGSVRVNEVPSWKNAPTVRNEKIHMLVKSFYLARGVSMTEFNVTLLQALILYHTPNFLSEDERERASSNMFTGTIVNVSRRIGFFAPENDHFTPIIRLPDEPYTPNELGRCWREWIQLESIRRTAYLVYELDTISALEANIPCLLSPYELAHIPLPAPDTLWKAPDAETWLESVKGFRPMTLDEAMRRTFCLPASGKFDQMHEKSDKEAFQLLRGSNYGPFARITLIITLLRGIIDIGEGKRDRGDWRDLTDLWVRDTFFRPGKMMLDQDGINMGLITMKRLKDMFRLALQTWREGWDYDSLCVPAAMTPLNNRSMMSHSESSWSEGSLDTIEEEEMPKKTVNYCEDALPLYWLAQTLQNLLDSNSSQSAGTNIFSSLRYNDMLKAARRFARTGEGLPIGASNSSSSFRIRRDDTNRPVGHTKIEATHDIPKTHPMSHRSTASLPIGSYPVDRISGSAHMNDGSFGGFMHMTGLGSEEIGMPVGLQTSGYGFGFNSASADGSSSGDVRLV encoded by the exons ATGGCAGCATTTGCCTTTCCGACATCCCTCGTAGCGGAGAATTCAGTGGCCAAACCATTCGCAGACACAGACATAACTCCCTCAGGTGCGTTTGCCGGAGGCGTAGGGCCAGGGAAAGCCGAAGATGAGCAGGAAAGAGAAACGTTTGCTTGTACATTTCCCCAATGTTTCCAG ATCTACAGTCGTGTGGAATACCTCAAGAGACATCTAAGAAGAC ATGAAAACGACAGACCCTTCCCGTGCAAAGATTGCCGCAAGGCCTTTACTCGAAG CGATGTTCTCCTacgtcatcatcgtcgctGCCATCCCAATCCACCTTCTGCCGATATTTCAAGCAGTTCACCAGTATCTAACAATGCCCAAGGAAATATGCTTGCTTATTCTTCTAGAATAGATGCCCGTGAGGCCTCACCATCCCGTGAAGGCCCGCGTAAGCCTGGAAGACACAGAAcgagaaaagaggaaagcgtCCTTGCTCAATTTGATCCCACTTTAAGGAATGATCTTGACGATAAGGACAAGGGTAGGAACCATTCTGGTGCTTGCCATAGCGACGATACCATTGGCAATTATCCGAACTACTCTCCTCAACTCTTGCCATCAAGCAGAGGAAATCGAACCAATCTCGCTCTAGACGATTCAAATCAACTTGATGAAACTTCGGCTCTTCTTAATATGGCATATGCTACTGATATTGCCAGCAACAACGTACAGCCACGAGAGGGGAGTGGACTACCTTTATGGGGAGATGATCCAGCCGTGAACCTCATCATGgcggctgctgctggcggCGATAATAATTCGTCTAATCATGGCGGATCCGATCCATCCACTGTTGGAGCTCAACCTCATTCTATTGCTTTCACTTCTGGAAACTCTCGTGCATCGATTTCCAGCCTTATCGGTTCTGAATCAGAGTTATCGGGCCAAGGGAATGTCGACTCGACGTTGCCAAATTTCGGAGGTTTTGATTCTACCGTCTGGTCATCGGGAATAGAAACACAAGGGGGGACAAACGTGGCGGATGGCGGGTCTGATAGTTTTAGCTGG ACTATGATTCAATCACCCAAGAGCACCCCTCCCCCAGCGACATCTCATCACTTACCTTCTATCACTTACAGTCTGCCAAGTCATTCGTCTAATTCTAGTACAAAATCAAGGTCTCAAAGAAATGTTCATTATCAAAGTCCACAATGGCAACCGCAAGATGTTCTTCAAATCCTCGACCAGATTGCAATGTATGATGTCCCACAGACAGCCGCTAACCCTAATCCCGAACGGCCCCTTCTTCGCGTTGCCCACACTGAACTTGCACACCGAGTAGGCAATGGAATTGATCCCAGGAGTCGATTTTACCTTCCGACCGATAGGTTCAACGGAGGCTACCAAATTCCCCATTGGACGCTTCCACCCCTTCGAACGCTCTCTTTAATGGCCTGCCGTACGTTCCATACCGTCCTCAACCACTTCTCGATTGTCCATCTTCCGACGTTCCGGCTTATTGACACCACCCCTTGTTTGGCATTCGCCATCTGCACCGTCGGTGGTATCCGAACGGGAAAGTCTTCTATTCATAACCATCATCTATGGGAACCCCCCACAAACAATGGTCAACCTGATCCAAGAAAAGTAACGTCTCTTGATGGGCCAGTCGTACCTGATCAAAGTTGGGAAAGTCTGTACGAGAAGAATTGGTATCACGAAAACGGATCTGTCCGGGTTAATGAAGTCCCAAGCTGGAAAAACGCGCCGACTGTGAGGAACGAGAAGATTCATATGCTTGTCAAATCATTCTACCTTGCAAGGGGAGTGTCGATGACAGAGTTTAATGTGACGTTGCTTCAGGCTTTGATCTTGTATCATACCCCTAATTTTTtgagtgaagatgaaagggaACGAGCGTCGTCCAACATGTTTACGGGTACAATTGTCAAC GTGTCCCGTCGAATTGGATTTTTCGCTCCGGAAAACGATCACTTCACTCCAATCATACGTCTTCCAGATGAACCCTACACACCTAACGAGCTCggaagatgttggagaGAATGGATTCAGCTCGAGAGCATTCGCCGAACCGCTTATTTAGTCTACGAGCTTGACACTATCTCAGCCCTCGAGGCAAATATTCCATGCCTCTTATCTCCCTATGAGCTCGCACATATTCCTCTACCTGCTCCTGACACGCTGTGGAAGGCACCGGATGCGGAAACTTGGCTAGAAAGCGTGAAGGGCTTTAGACCAATGACGCTAGACGAGGCTATGCGCCGGACTTTCTGTCTTCCTGCCTCCGGCAAATTCGACCAGATGCACGAAAAATCTGATAAGGAAGCCTTTCAGCTCCTCCGCGGAAGTAATTACGGTCCATTTGCTCGTATTACGTTGATTATCACCCTTCTCCGAGGTATCATCGATATTGGTGAAGGTAAACGTGATCGAGGGGATTGGAGAGATTTGACGGACCTGTGGGTAAGAGATACCTTTTTTAGACctgggaagatgatgttggaTCAAGACGGTATAAACATGGGGTTAATAACGATGAAACGTTTGAAAGACATGTTCAGGTTGGCCCTGCAAACA TGGAGAGAAGGTTGGGATTACGATAGTCTTTGCGTCCCTGCGGCGATGACGCCTTTGAACAACAGGAGCATGATGAGTCATTCAGAAAGCAGCTGGTCGGAAGGGTCGCTGGATACtattgaggaagaagagatgccCAAGAAGACAGTGAACTATTGCGAAG atgctcttcctctctatTGGCTTGCACAAACTCTTCAGAATCTTCTCGATTCCAACTCAAGTCAATCCGCCGGTACAAACATCTTCAGCAGCTTGCGTTATAACGATATGCTTAAAGCAGCTCGTAGATTCGCACGAACTGGTGAGGGCTTGCCGATTGGTGCAAGCAATTCCTCTAGCTCCTTTAGAATTAGAAGAGACGATACAAACCGCCCGGTCGGGCATACGAAAATCGAGGCTACTCATGATATCCCCAAAACTCATCCCATGTCTCATCGCAGTACCGCCAGTCTGCCTATAGGCTCTTACCCTGTTGACAGGATTAGCGGGTCGGCTCATATGAATGATGGATCGTTTGGAGGGTTCATGCACATGACAGGGTTAGGTTCGGAAGAGATAGGGATGCCCGTTGGGCTGCAGACGAGTGGCTATGGATTTGGATTCAATTCAGCATCTGCTGATGGGTCGAGTTCTGGTGATGTGCGGTTGGTATGA